Proteins from a single region of Pirellulales bacterium:
- a CDS encoding 6-carboxytetrahydropterin synthase — protein sequence MFRVTREIDFCYGHRLLNYEGKCRYLHGHNGRAVIVLEAPQLDSRGMVLDFSDIKQVVSQWIDETLDHRMILCRDDPAVPVLKKLGEPLHLINANPTAENIAKLIFEFTAQRGFPVVETHLWETPRCYATYRSGI from the coding sequence ATGTTTCGGGTTACTCGCGAAATCGATTTTTGTTACGGTCATCGGCTGCTCAACTACGAGGGCAAGTGCCGCTACTTGCACGGCCACAACGGCCGGGCCGTCATTGTGCTGGAAGCGCCGCAGTTAGATTCCCGCGGCATGGTCTTGGATTTCTCCGACATCAAACAGGTCGTAAGCCAATGGATTGACGAAACGCTGGATCACCGCATGATTTTGTGCCGCGACGATCCCGCCGTGCCGGTGCTCAAAAAACTGGGTGAACCGTTGCACCTCATCAACGCCAATCCCACCGCGGAAAACATCGCTAAACTCATTTTCGAATTCACCGCCCAGCGCGGGTTTCCGGTAGTGGAAACTCATCTGTGGGAAACGCCACGCTGTTACGCCACGTACCGGTCTGGAATCTAG
- the gatB gene encoding Asp-tRNA(Asn)/Glu-tRNA(Gln) amidotransferase subunit GatB — translation MSDPFITIIGLEVHVQLLTVSKLFCGCSTKFGAPPNTQTCPVCIGMPGTLPVMNRRAFELGLKTAVALNCQIAPFTKWDRKNYYYPDLPKGYQISQFDLPFSHDGYLEISDPKERFAAKQIGIIRAHLEEDAGKSMHDEAHGKADSRIDLNRTGTPLLEIVSEPDMRSPLEAKAYLTELKLLLTYLGVSDCNMQEGSLRVDANVNLHIPQSDGRLAKTPIVEIKNMNSFRAVERALEFEAKRQYEVWQEDHVEIGKRPKQTRGWDDAANITRGQRAKEESSDYRYFPEPDLVPVTTAPAQIEKVRTSLDELPALLRVRLEAAHGITAYDSDVIVNQGRAFVAYFVELAEAVKDGKTAANWVTQDVLRVLNEQNTPIESFPVSAADLANLIVRVHAGDFNTSRAREVFAEMLSDKSVAEAVAALGITKVDESELVAMAGEILAANPKIVADIKAGKTQAAGNLIGQAKKRNPNVNPARFREICLELAGKM, via the coding sequence ATGTCCGATCCGTTCATCACTATTATCGGCCTGGAAGTGCACGTACAGTTGCTCACCGTCAGCAAACTGTTTTGCGGTTGCAGCACAAAGTTTGGCGCGCCTCCCAATACGCAAACTTGTCCTGTGTGCATTGGCATGCCAGGAACGCTACCAGTGATGAATCGACGGGCATTCGAGCTGGGTCTAAAAACGGCCGTGGCGCTGAATTGCCAAATTGCGCCATTCACCAAATGGGATCGCAAAAATTACTACTATCCCGATTTGCCCAAAGGATATCAAATCAGCCAGTTTGATTTGCCGTTTTCGCACGACGGGTATTTGGAAATCAGCGATCCCAAAGAGCGGTTTGCTGCCAAACAGATTGGCATCATTCGCGCGCACCTAGAAGAAGACGCTGGTAAAAGTATGCATGACGAGGCCCACGGCAAGGCCGACAGCCGTATCGATTTGAATCGTACCGGCACTCCGCTGTTGGAAATTGTGAGCGAGCCGGACATGCGCTCGCCGCTGGAAGCCAAGGCATATCTGACAGAATTGAAGCTGCTGCTCACGTATCTTGGCGTTTCGGATTGCAACATGCAGGAAGGGAGCTTGCGGGTCGATGCCAACGTAAATTTGCATATTCCACAGTCGGATGGACGGCTGGCGAAAACGCCTATTGTGGAAATCAAAAACATGAACAGTTTTCGGGCGGTGGAGCGGGCGTTGGAGTTCGAAGCAAAGCGACAATACGAGGTGTGGCAAGAAGACCACGTGGAAATTGGAAAACGCCCCAAGCAAACCCGCGGCTGGGATGATGCGGCCAACATTACCCGCGGCCAACGGGCCAAAGAAGAATCAAGCGATTACCGTTATTTTCCTGAGCCCGATTTAGTGCCCGTGACAACTGCGCCAGCGCAGATCGAAAAAGTGCGAACCTCATTGGACGAACTTCCTGCACTGCTGCGGGTTCGTCTGGAAGCCGCTCATGGAATTACGGCCTACGACAGCGACGTAATTGTGAATCAAGGCCGGGCTTTTGTGGCATACTTTGTGGAGCTGGCCGAGGCCGTGAAAGACGGCAAGACCGCCGCGAACTGGGTCACGCAAGACGTGCTGCGGGTGCTGAACGAGCAAAATACGCCGATCGAAAGTTTTCCCGTTAGCGCTGCGGATTTGGCCAATTTAATTGTCCGCGTACACGCGGGCGATTTCAACACTAGCCGAGCCCGGGAAGTGTTTGCCGAGATGTTGAGCGACAAATCAGTGGCCGAAGCCGTGGCAGCGCTGGGCATTACGAAAGTCGACGAAAGTGAACTGGTGGCTATGGCCGGCGAAATTCTAGCCGCCAATCCCAAAATTGTGGCCGATATTAAAGCTGGCAAAACTCAAGCGGCTGGAAATTTAATCGGTCAGGCGAAAAAGCGCAATCCCAACGTCAACCCGGCCCGCTTTCGCGAAATTTGCCTGGAACTGGCCGGGAAGATGTGA
- a CDS encoding SAM-dependent chlorinase/fluorinase, with translation MSAIITLTTDFGFGSPYVAAMKGVMLGMHPAVRFVDLSHAVGPQNVREGAVLLAETTPWFPAGTVHVAVIDPGVGTARKLLYARIGDQQYLVPDNGLLSLLAKRRKPDRIVELTNSEYWLPEVSRTFHGRDILAPVAAQVSLGLEPERLGSAMHKLLTLDWPDARRDGNRVEGDVQWIDRFGNAITNIPASLLSEGEKSSAVRIRCAGCEITGLTQAYGQRQQGELAALVGSSGFLEIAVVNGSAAEKLNVQVGGPVVVEF, from the coding sequence ATGTCCGCAATTATCACCTTGACCACCGATTTTGGTTTTGGCAGTCCGTATGTGGCGGCCATGAAGGGTGTGATGTTGGGCATGCATCCGGCGGTGCGGTTTGTAGATCTTTCGCACGCCGTCGGGCCACAGAATGTGCGCGAAGGAGCGGTGCTGTTGGCCGAGACAACGCCGTGGTTTCCGGCGGGAACCGTTCACGTGGCCGTAATTGATCCCGGCGTCGGGACTGCACGGAAGCTTCTTTATGCGCGAATTGGCGATCAGCAGTATTTAGTGCCCGACAATGGTTTGCTGAGCCTCTTGGCGAAGCGGCGCAAACCGGATCGGATTGTGGAATTGACCAATTCAGAATATTGGCTGCCGGAGGTTTCTCGCACGTTTCATGGCCGCGATATTTTGGCGCCCGTGGCCGCACAAGTGAGCCTGGGATTGGAACCGGAGCGATTGGGCTCGGCGATGCACAAATTGTTGACGCTCGATTGGCCCGACGCACGCCGCGACGGCAATCGCGTGGAAGGCGACGTGCAATGGATTGATCGGTTTGGTAATGCGATTACCAACATTCCCGCAAGCTTGCTTAGCGAAGGCGAAAAATCGTCCGCCGTTCGAATTCGGTGCGCAGGTTGCGAAATCACCGGATTGACCCAAGCGTACGGCCAGCGCCAGCAGGGCGAATTGGCGGCGCTGGTCGGTTCCAGCGGTTTTTTGGAAATCGCCGTGGTCAACGGTAGCGCAGCAGAAAAGTTGAATGTCCAGGTGGGCGGGCCAGTCGTGGTGGAGTTTTGA
- the gatC gene encoding Asp-tRNA(Asn)/Glu-tRNA(Gln) amidotransferase subunit GatC translates to MALTHHEVEKVSLLGRLLLTPEELDRMTMQLGGIVAYIEQLAELDDEIKAKQVQPMAHAVEMTNVFRADEVLPSLDRAQALANAPQHDDQCYLVPAMLGE, encoded by the coding sequence ATGGCGCTTACTCATCACGAAGTGGAAAAGGTTTCGCTCTTGGGGCGGCTGCTGCTGACCCCAGAAGAGCTAGACCGCATGACGATGCAACTGGGCGGAATCGTGGCTTATATAGAGCAGTTGGCCGAATTGGACGATGAGATCAAAGCCAAGCAGGTGCAGCCCATGGCGCACGCCGTGGAGATGACTAATGTGTTTCGGGCTGACGAAGTGCTGCCTTCGCTCGATCGTGCCCAGGCTTTGGCCAACGCTCCGCAACACGACGACCAATGCTATTTGGTCCCCGCCATGCTAGGCGAATAA
- the bioA gene encoding adenosylmethionine--8-amino-7-oxononanoate transaminase, with protein MPTRDDLLRWDREIVWHAFTQMAEYKPLILEHGRGCTVVDIDGREYLDATSSLWCNLHGHRHPQLDAAIVEQLACVAHVTNLGMSNPTTIELAKRLVDLAPPGLKHVFFSDDGATAVEVALKMAFQYWRQRPNPRPEKTLYVALGDAYHGDSLGSVSVGGVERFQTMFKPLLFEVIRVPMPKMYRLPPGVTSETALAHYLGQMERVLMEQHQQIAAVVLEPLVQCAAGIITHPAGYLRGVRELCTKYNVLLIADEVAVGFGRTGQMFACEHEQVTPDFLCLAKGLTAGYMPLAATLTTDEIWRAFLGTYAESRSFFHGHTYGGNPLGAAVALANLRVFQEEQTLTNMQPKVVRLAEHLARLSRHPKVGDVRQCGLIAGVELVREKATKEPYPWEERRGWQVCEAALAEGVLIRPLGNVVVIMPPLAIRLDELDRICAAVGRGIEATLSN; from the coding sequence ATGCCGACACGCGACGACCTGCTCCGTTGGGACCGCGAAATTGTGTGGCATGCTTTTACGCAAATGGCGGAGTACAAGCCGCTGATTCTGGAGCACGGGCGAGGTTGCACCGTAGTCGATATTGACGGACGGGAATATCTCGACGCCACGAGCAGCCTATGGTGCAATTTGCATGGGCATCGGCATCCGCAGTTGGATGCGGCGATTGTGGAACAGTTGGCGTGTGTCGCTCACGTGACGAACTTGGGCATGTCGAATCCGACAACCATCGAGTTAGCAAAGCGACTGGTCGATTTGGCTCCACCGGGTTTGAAGCACGTATTTTTTTCAGATGATGGAGCCACGGCCGTCGAAGTGGCGCTGAAAATGGCGTTTCAATATTGGCGGCAACGGCCCAATCCGCGGCCGGAAAAAACACTGTATGTGGCGCTGGGAGATGCGTATCACGGCGATAGCTTGGGAAGCGTTAGCGTTGGCGGCGTCGAACGGTTCCAGACCATGTTCAAGCCGCTGTTGTTCGAAGTCATTCGTGTGCCGATGCCCAAGATGTATCGCTTGCCGCCAGGTGTCACAAGCGAAACCGCGCTGGCACACTATTTGGGCCAGATGGAGCGGGTATTGATGGAGCAGCATCAGCAGATTGCCGCAGTAGTGTTGGAGCCGCTCGTGCAGTGTGCGGCCGGCATCATCACCCATCCGGCCGGATATTTGCGCGGCGTGCGCGAACTTTGCACGAAATACAATGTGTTGCTGATCGCCGATGAAGTGGCCGTAGGCTTCGGCCGCACCGGGCAGATGTTTGCGTGTGAACACGAACAGGTGACGCCCGATTTTTTGTGTCTGGCCAAGGGCCTTACCGCCGGATACATGCCGCTGGCGGCAACGCTGACAACGGACGAAATTTGGCGCGCGTTTTTGGGCACATATGCGGAGTCAAGGTCGTTTTTCCATGGGCACACGTATGGCGGCAATCCCTTGGGAGCTGCGGTGGCCCTGGCAAATTTGCGAGTGTTCCAGGAAGAACAGACGCTAACGAACATGCAGCCAAAGGTTGTCCGCCTGGCGGAACATTTAGCGCGACTATCGCGGCATCCAAAGGTGGGGGATGTACGCCAGTGTGGGTTAATTGCCGGCGTGGAGTTGGTGCGCGAGAAAGCAACGAAAGAGCCTTATCCTTGGGAAGAGCGTCGCGGATGGCAAGTTTGCGAAGCGGCCCTGGCGGAAGGCGTGCTCATTCGCCCGCTGGGAAATGTGGTGGTCATCATGCCGCCGCTGGCGATTCGGCTGGATGAGCTAGATCGGATTTGCGCGGCGGTAGGCCGCGGGATTGAGGCCACGTTAAGCAATTGA
- the rpmB gene encoding 50S ribosomal protein L28, protein MARQCEVCGKSASMGNRVTTRGKAKYLGGVGTKVTGIARRKFKPNLQRLRVTVGKTNTSMLVCTSCIRGGAVTKLVRRAPFKLTVQGGKGAKAAAAS, encoded by the coding sequence ATGGCTCGCCAGTGCGAAGTTTGCGGCAAATCGGCCAGTATGGGAAACCGCGTTACCACCCGTGGCAAGGCCAAGTATTTAGGCGGCGTGGGCACCAAAGTTACGGGCATCGCCCGGCGAAAGTTCAAACCCAACTTGCAACGCCTGCGGGTAACGGTGGGCAAAACCAACACCAGCATGCTGGTGTGCACCAGCTGCATTCGCGGCGGCGCTGTGACCAAGCTAGTCCGCCGTGCTCCGTTCAAGCTAACCGTGCAAGGAGGCAAAGGGGCGAAAGCCGCTGCGGCGAGTTAA
- a CDS encoding 7-cyano-7-deazaguanine synthase, whose translation MTNTLGVLVSGGLDSAILISYLLNAGEHVQPFYVDCGLHWQPAELATLHKYLAAIATSRLSPLITLQLPLADLYGDHWSLTGQKIPDAATPDEAVYLPGRNLLLIIKPALWCQMHGIGRLALGVLGSNPFDDTTADFFAALENVLRNLGQPPLEIVRPFANMHKEEVMRVGRRYPLELTFSCIAPVDELHCGRCNKCAERQAAFRMIELPDPTKYAAEN comes from the coding sequence ATGACTAACACCCTCGGCGTGCTTGTCAGCGGTGGGCTGGATAGTGCGATTCTGATTTCGTATTTGTTGAACGCAGGGGAACACGTTCAGCCGTTTTACGTCGATTGCGGCCTGCATTGGCAGCCAGCGGAATTGGCGACTTTGCATAAGTATTTGGCCGCAATTGCCACGTCTCGCTTATCGCCGCTCATTACGCTGCAGTTGCCTCTGGCCGATTTGTACGGCGACCATTGGAGCTTGACCGGCCAGAAAATTCCCGATGCGGCCACGCCTGACGAGGCCGTTTACCTGCCGGGCCGAAACCTGCTGCTAATTATCAAGCCGGCCTTGTGGTGCCAAATGCACGGCATTGGCCGATTGGCACTGGGTGTGCTCGGTAGTAATCCGTTTGATGATACTACCGCGGACTTTTTCGCGGCGCTGGAAAACGTGCTCCGCAATCTCGGTCAGCCGCCGTTGGAAATCGTGCGGCCTTTTGCCAACATGCACAAGGAAGAAGTCATGCGCGTGGGCCGCCGCTATCCGCTGGAACTGACGTTTTCCTGCATCGCGCCAGTTGATGAACTCCACTGCGGCCGGTGTAACAAATGCGCTGAACGCCAAGCAGCGTTCCGCATGATTGAACTGCCCGATCCGACGAAATACGCCGCTGAAAACTGA
- a CDS encoding Asp-tRNA(Asn)/Glu-tRNA(Gln) amidotransferase subunit GatA yields the protein MLLTDHTATELLADLNARRVSSAEVTQAYIEQIEQQDGKVKAFLRYDAEAALKRAKEIDERRSKGQPIGLLGGLPVAVKDLICAKGELTTCASKMLANFRPPYNAAIIERLSAADAVFLGRTNLDEFAMGGSNENSAFFPTRNPWNLACIPGGSSGGAAACVAARMACLSIGTDTGGSIRQPAGLCGVTGMKPTYGRVSRYGLVAFASSLDQIGPLARTAEDAALLLEAIAGHDPRDSTSLTMPVPQYSKTVREPLKGLKLGLVREHFGRGLDSEVEQAVREAFKVYQSLGAQVKELSMPHAKYGVATYYIIAPCEASSNLARYDGVHYGYRTDVAEMNAQLAAEAKPLQTSGNKTALDEMDNSLVRMYRQSRAEGFGPEVKRRIMLGTYALSAGYYDAYYLKALKVRRLIRQDYDDAFKEVDLIAGPVSSTPAFKIGEKSDDPLAMYLVDLYTVSLNLAGLGGIAFPCGFSSAGLPIGLQLQGPSLEEEKLLRAAHMFQTATDWHIRKPPL from the coding sequence ATGTTGCTCACCGATCACACCGCCACCGAGTTGCTTGCCGATTTGAATGCTCGGCGTGTTTCCTCGGCTGAAGTGACGCAAGCATACATCGAGCAAATCGAGCAGCAGGACGGCAAGGTCAAGGCATTTTTGCGCTACGATGCCGAAGCGGCGTTAAAACGTGCCAAAGAAATTGACGAGCGGCGGTCGAAGGGACAGCCGATTGGATTGCTGGGCGGCCTGCCGGTGGCGGTGAAAGATTTGATTTGTGCCAAAGGTGAATTGACGACGTGCGCTTCGAAAATGCTGGCCAATTTCCGTCCGCCATACAATGCGGCAATTATCGAACGCCTGAGCGCCGCCGATGCCGTGTTCCTGGGTCGCACCAACTTGGACGAATTTGCGATGGGGGGCTCCAACGAAAACTCGGCATTCTTCCCGACGCGCAATCCTTGGAATTTGGCGTGCATTCCCGGCGGCTCCAGCGGCGGGGCCGCGGCCTGTGTGGCGGCGCGAATGGCGTGCCTTTCCATCGGCACCGACACGGGCGGCTCCATCCGGCAACCGGCCGGGTTATGCGGCGTGACCGGCATGAAGCCGACGTACGGCCGAGTAAGCCGATACGGACTGGTAGCGTTTGCCAGCAGTTTGGACCAAATTGGGCCGCTGGCCCGTACCGCGGAAGACGCAGCTCTATTGTTGGAAGCAATTGCCGGACACGACCCGCGCGATTCAACCTCTTTGACCATGCCGGTTCCGCAGTATTCCAAAACAGTGCGTGAGCCATTGAAAGGGTTGAAGCTAGGGCTGGTGCGCGAGCACTTTGGACGGGGCTTGGACAGCGAAGTGGAGCAAGCCGTGCGCGAAGCGTTCAAAGTGTACCAATCGCTCGGCGCGCAGGTAAAAGAGCTTTCCATGCCACACGCCAAATACGGCGTGGCCACGTATTACATTATCGCCCCGTGCGAAGCCTCCAGCAATTTGGCACGCTACGATGGCGTGCATTATGGCTATCGCACGGACGTGGCAGAAATGAATGCCCAGTTGGCCGCAGAAGCCAAACCGTTGCAAACTTCCGGCAATAAAACGGCGCTGGACGAGATGGATAATTCGCTGGTACGGATGTATCGCCAATCGCGGGCCGAAGGATTTGGCCCGGAAGTGAAGCGCCGCATTATGCTGGGCACGTACGCGTTGAGCGCCGGTTATTACGATGCATATTATCTCAAAGCGCTGAAAGTACGACGGCTAATCCGCCAAGATTACGACGATGCGTTTAAAGAGGTCGATTTAATTGCCGGTCCGGTCTCCAGCACCCCGGCTTTCAAAATTGGCGAAAAGAGCGATGATCCGCTGGCGATGTATTTGGTCGATTTATACACGGTCAGCCTGAATCTGGCGGGCTTGGGCGGCATCGCATTTCCGTGCGGATTCAGTAGCGCCGGATTGCCGATTGGCTTGCAATTGCAAGGCCCGTCGCTGGAGGAAGAAAAACTGCTGCGTGCGGCGCACATGTTCCAAACAGCCACCGATTGGCACATCCGCAAACCACCGTTGTAG
- a CDS encoding MotA/TolQ/ExbB proton channel family protein, whose protein sequence is MTNTQNKQKKALPDWVDLPMAVAALLTVAFYVIVYHEFPKGSLIHRYTTEHIVEYVVVTFFIWGIVDVVFKLCGFPLEVLALRQPGLPERNGKEPVGQSKVLYAQLLGRPKWFLDSRYGQRLTKTLGYLQEKESADGFHDYLRYLATQDEEKTHGNYGLVRFICWVAPVLGILGTVIHFGSAFGGLSVDEIGDNLAKVVGEIGTAFNTTTVALAAAITMMFSLFMCEKTERGIIHSISRRIDLELLNRFEVTDESLTPFLHAVQAGNHATLSAVDARLEKQLQIWGGAFARLQQESEKRLQTHGQMWEQSLTKVHAQFEQSDSQREQKLLRLLGDMQLQRKEQTAQSQTMVNQMSGLQTHFAQLVEALAGLNRSEGELAKVQHTLAQNLQGIRETGQLDQALHGLTAAIHLLTARHDLDPKKTSRAA, encoded by the coding sequence ATGACAAACACACAGAACAAACAGAAAAAAGCGTTGCCCGATTGGGTTGATTTGCCGATGGCCGTGGCCGCCCTGTTGACGGTGGCTTTTTACGTGATTGTATATCACGAATTCCCCAAGGGTTCGCTGATTCATCGCTACACCACGGAACACATCGTGGAGTACGTGGTGGTGACGTTTTTCATTTGGGGCATTGTCGATGTCGTGTTCAAACTGTGCGGTTTTCCGCTGGAAGTATTGGCCCTGCGGCAACCGGGTTTACCGGAGCGAAATGGCAAAGAACCGGTTGGCCAATCGAAAGTTCTGTATGCCCAATTGCTGGGCCGCCCCAAGTGGTTTTTGGATTCGCGCTATGGGCAACGGCTGACCAAAACCTTGGGCTATTTGCAAGAGAAAGAATCGGCCGACGGATTTCACGATTACTTGCGCTATTTGGCTACGCAGGACGAAGAAAAAACGCACGGCAATTACGGCCTGGTGCGATTTATTTGCTGGGTGGCCCCCGTGTTGGGAATTTTGGGGACGGTCATTCACTTCGGCTCTGCGTTCGGCGGGCTCTCGGTGGACGAAATCGGCGACAACCTGGCAAAAGTAGTGGGCGAAATTGGCACAGCGTTCAATACCACCACGGTCGCTTTGGCCGCCGCCATCACGATGATGTTCAGTTTGTTTATGTGTGAAAAGACTGAACGCGGAATTATCCATTCGATCAGTCGGCGCATTGATTTGGAACTGTTGAACCGCTTTGAAGTGACCGATGAAAGCCTAACCCCGTTTTTGCACGCCGTGCAAGCCGGAAATCACGCAACGCTGTCGGCCGTGGATGCTCGGCTGGAAAAACAATTGCAAATTTGGGGCGGTGCGTTTGCCCGACTGCAACAGGAAAGCGAAAAACGCCTGCAAACACACGGGCAAATGTGGGAACAATCGCTCACCAAAGTGCACGCCCAATTTGAACAGAGCGATAGCCAGCGCGAGCAAAAACTGCTGCGGCTGCTGGGCGACATGCAATTGCAACGCAAGGAACAAACGGCTCAAAGCCAAACGATGGTGAACCAAATGAGCGGCCTGCAAACGCACTTTGCCCAATTAGTAGAAGCATTGGCCGGTTTGAACCGCAGCGAAGGCGAGTTGGCCAAGGTGCAGCACACGCTAGCGCAAAATCTCCAAGGCATCCGCGAAACCGGACAACTGGATCAAGCTCTGCACGGCCTGACGGCGGCAATCCACTTGCTGACTGCGCGGCACGATTTGGATCCGAAAAAGACCAGCCGCGCAGCGTAA
- the hisN gene encoding histidinol-phosphatase produces MSDSLSARLKLAIEAAQDAGRLTLRYFRRDDLQIDLKHDASPVTVADRESEQLLRRRIAEAFPEDGILGEEFGEQHGTSGCRWILDPIDGTKSFIHGVPLYAVLIGVEFSGQSRIGVIHLPATDEMVYAAAGQGAWQARGKSQPMPAKVSSKKSLTEGLFLTSGLSGFRKPGGWSAFERLTKTAKLTRTWGDAYGYMLVATGRAEAMVDPVMNVWDAAALLPILQEAGGTFTDWQGRATIHSGEGIATNGHVLDEVLRLVST; encoded by the coding sequence ATGAGCGATTCCCTTTCCGCCCGATTGAAATTAGCCATCGAGGCTGCCCAAGACGCGGGCCGACTGACGCTCCGTTATTTTCGTCGCGACGATTTGCAGATCGACTTGAAGCATGATGCCTCGCCGGTGACCGTGGCCGATCGGGAATCGGAGCAGTTGCTTCGCCGCCGCATTGCGGAGGCGTTTCCCGAGGACGGCATTCTGGGCGAGGAATTTGGCGAACAGCACGGTACATCGGGCTGCCGCTGGATTTTGGATCCAATTGACGGCACAAAATCGTTCATTCACGGCGTGCCGCTGTATGCAGTGTTGATCGGCGTCGAATTTTCTGGGCAAAGCCGAATTGGCGTTATCCACTTGCCCGCCACCGACGAAATGGTTTACGCCGCCGCCGGCCAGGGGGCTTGGCAGGCGCGGGGAAAATCACAGCCCATGCCGGCAAAAGTTTCCTCGAAAAAATCCTTGACAGAAGGTTTGTTTCTCACCAGTGGCCTTTCCGGCTTCCGCAAACCAGGCGGCTGGTCGGCATTTGAACGGTTGACCAAGACCGCGAAGCTTACCCGCACCTGGGGCGATGCCTACGGTTACATGCTCGTTGCTACTGGCCGAGCCGAGGCGATGGTTGACCCGGTGATGAATGTATGGGACGCCGCCGCCCTGCTGCCGATTTTGCAAGAAGCCGGCGGGACATTCACCGATTGGCAAGGCCGCGCCACCATTCACAGCGGCGAAGGCATCGCCACCAACGGCCACGTGCTGGACGAAGTGCTGCGGCTGGTGAGCACCTAA
- a CDS encoding Rrf2 family transcriptional regulator → MKLSRTVGYALQATLQLAEAESGTPIPCSQLAAQGKMPERFLLQILRNLVTHGILHSTRGVDGGYTLERKPEEISLLDLIEAIDGPVFAHAPLAEGLPAESVEQLATALQQVTAQARKQLSSIKISSLVPQKK, encoded by the coding sequence ATGAAACTTTCGCGCACTGTTGGGTACGCGCTGCAGGCCACGTTGCAATTGGCCGAAGCCGAATCTGGCACGCCCATTCCCTGCAGTCAATTGGCTGCACAAGGCAAGATGCCAGAGCGGTTTCTGCTGCAAATTCTTCGGAATTTGGTGACGCACGGCATTTTGCATTCCACCCGCGGCGTTGACGGGGGATACACCCTTGAACGCAAGCCCGAGGAAATTTCCCTCTTGGACTTGATCGAAGCCATTGATGGCCCTGTGTTTGCTCACGCGCCATTGGCTGAAGGATTGCCAGCAGAATCGGTCGAGCAACTGGCAACAGCGCTGCAACAGGTAACGGCCCAAGCCCGAAAGCAGTTAAGCAGTATCAAAATTTCGTCGCTGGTGCCGCAGAAGAAGTGA